The genomic interval TAGTTGAACATGGTCAGCACGCGGTCTTCCTCCACTTCGACAAGAGCATCGTTCATATCGTAGTCGCCAGCTGAAGGCCAAAGGTCTTCAAAAGCATAGACATCACTGGTAGAAGTGGTTCTCGATGTAGGCACAGGCAACTGTTGGAACATGCCAACTGGCTTGAGAGCAAGGATGACGTCGCCGAAGTCCTCATCGTTGGCAGCATCCTCGAATGCTATGATGGAATATTGCTGGCCGTCCTTCTCATAGGCGAACTTAGCTGTGTGTGACTTGCCTTCGGGGTTGGGAAGCTTGACGCTACCATCATCCCACTTATTCTGCTCCTTGTTCTCAGGGCAATAAGAGAGGCCTTCAGTAGAAGCAGCCCAGCAGTTGTACTGGCGTGGAAGAGTACCAGGTGATGCGCCTCTGTAAGCATTGTGATACTTTATACCGTCGTGAGGAATCTGCATGCCCCATCCGTTAGACTTCAGCAGGAAGCCAATCTTTGTTCCTGCAGGGAAGAAAGGTGTAGCACCTTCCTCACTACCCTCTGCTATATTGGGATAGTAGATGAGCTGTACGGCTTCACCACGGTTGAGGGCGATGTTGCCATTATAGTTGCGGCTATAACCAGAGTTAATCATCTGTGAGTTTCCATCCTGTGTGTTGGGGAACAGCATTACCACGTGAATGTCCTTAAGGTTTGTTGGAGCTTCACCTTGATAGAAATAATAGCCAAGAGTGTTGTTCCAGCAGGTGTTAGAACCAACCAAGGTCACTGACACAGCAGCCTGCTGCTTCAGGGTGAGGTCGGCACTCTGGCGGAATTCTTCAGGACATGTCTGCTTTCTTACTACAGCAGCAGCAATGCTCTGACGAATGCCGAGCATCTCTTCCTCAGTAAACGTAAGGGCGCTGTATCCTTCATCACTCTCTTTTACTATGTATTCAGGGCGGCCTGTTCTGGAATCCCACTTGCCAAGCCAGGTTTTCCAGTCGTTATAGATCTGCTTGCCCTCAATCTTGTTGCCAGTCTGATAATCGACCTCATAAGAGAGCTGGTAGAGGCTGGTCAGGTTATTAGTGAGTTCTGAAGCACGGCGAGCTGCACTACGGCGGGCTGCATTAACCATGTTGCTGCTGGCAACGACAGAAACCGAATTGTCAGACACCTGAGCATTCATCAGCTGTTCGTCAACAAAAAAGTTGCCAGTGTAAACATACAGGTCGGTGGCATAGCTGGGCAGTTCTATAGACTGCGAGAACTTACCATTGGCATCAGTGAAGTTAGAATAGATGGGCTTTACACCTGGCTTAAGAGTATCACCGTTGAGAGGATTCTGGCTATAGACGCTGAAGAACACTGGCGTACCAGGTGCACAGGCTGAATAGTCAACTGAGAGATTTACATCGGCTGTAGTTGAGAAATCGAAACTGTTGGCGGCTTCCTCCTCAGGAGCAGAGTTCTTGGGACCCTTGTACTCAATGTCATCAGACACACAACCAGTCAAAAATAAGGCTAAAGTTGATAGGAATACTAATTTTTTCATTAAAATAACGTTATTTAAAAACAATACTTTCATTTTCTGGCTGCAAAAGTAATACTTTTTTTTGAAACGAGCGTCATTTACACCTCATTATTTTTATAAAAAAGAAACAATGTTCGAAAAGGCGGTAATATAAAGAATCCTTAAAGGTGATGGCTACCCAATAAGAATAAGGGCTATTTTTGCCAAAACCTATTGATTTTAGTCAATAAAAGAGGTTGTTTGCGCACACAACACATCAAAAAGTATTGTCGGAATAAAAAAAACGTCTTATCTTTGCACCGTCAAAAGGAACAAAACCTCGCGACAAGGATAACACAACACAAAAAATTATTAAGGTAAGAGTCAAGCCTCAGAAATGTTCCTCGGAACAAAAATAAAAAGGATAACAAAAAGATTAAAAAAGGATAACACAAAAGGATAACACAACCGAGGCTGACTCCGAGTAAAGAAAAGAAAGGGTAAAAAGATGAAAAAGATGATTTTAACAGTAGTTGCAGTGATGAGTCTGAGTATGAGCGCTTTCGCTGAGAACGATAACGCAGAGAACACACTCAATGTAGAAAACTACGACATGAACATCAACATGCGCAAGCTCGCTGTTGCACTTGACATGACATTCGACCAGATGGAGAGCGTTGAGGATGTACACAACATGTTCTGCAAAGAGATGATGCTTGCAGCTCACGCTTCAAAGGATGACCGCGAGAAGATGGTTGATATGGCAGTGAAGAAGGATCTGCGCTACATGCACTACATTCTCGATGAGAAGCAGTACCACAAGTACTTGTTGCTGCTGAACACAACACTCCGCAACCGCGGTCTGAAGTAAACTCAGAAATGGTTTAAATGTGAAATATAGAATTATTGCCTTTAGTAGAGAGAGAGTTTTTCGAAACTCTCTCTCTATTTTTTTAGAGGTGAGAGGTGAGATAAAAATTTGAGGGCTGCACATCGCAGCCCTCAACCAACACAAAAACTAAACTAGACTTAACTAAAGCTTATCAGGATTTTTCGCAAAATCCTTAATAGACCACAAAGGTAGTTATTTTTTGCGAAACCCACAAGCAATTATCTAATCTTTTTTCAATATTCATCCATTTTTCACAATTTTTACAGTTCTATTGAGTAAAAAATTGTCTAAAATGACCATTGCTGCCATTGCTTCAACTATGGGCACAGCACGCGGAAGAACACACGGATCATGGCGCCCTTTGGCCTCAAACGATAGTGGCTGGCAGTTTATATCGACAGTCTGCTGTGTTCTCAACAACGTTGCTACAGGCTTGAATGCAACGCGGAAATAGATGTCTTGTCCGTTGGAGATGCCGCCCTGGATACCCCCACTGTGATTGGTGAGCGTGGTGGGGTTAGATGTATCGCCATCAGGGGAAGGAACGAACACATCGTTTTGCTCAGACCCTCGCTGACACACGCCTGCAAAGCCCTCGCCATATTCGAAGCCCTTTGCCGCATTGATGCTCAGCATGGCTGCACCAAGCTGTGCGTGGAGCTTGTCGAACTCAGGTTCGCCCAAACCGGCAGGACAGCCTTTGACAACACAGGTGTGATGCCACCGATGGTGTCGCCACAGGCTTTCACCTCCTTGATGAGCTCTTCCATGCGCTGTGCTGTTGCTCCATCAGGACACCTCACGGCATTGCTGTCCACGAGACTGAAGTCGAGCTGACGGTAGTCCTTGTCAACAGCGATGTTACCCACCTGCGACGTGTATGCCTGAACGCTGATGCCCAGCTCTTTAAGAGCAAGCTTGGCCAGAGCGCCTGCCACACAGCGACTGATGGTTATGCGGGCAGAGCTGCGCCCCCCTCCCCTATGATCGCGCGCACCATATTTATTATAATAGGTGTAGTCGGCATGCGACGGACGGAAGAGGTCTTTCATGTTGTCATAGTCGGACGAGTGCTGATTGGAGTTTCTTACAAGAAATCCTATGGGTGCTCCAGTGCTCTTGCCTTCAAAAACGCCGCTGAGGAGCTCCACCTCGTCTTGCTCGGCACGTGCCGTGGTCAAGGCGCTCTGTCCTGGACGACGACGGTTCAGCTCATGCTGAATGAAGTCTGTGTCAATGGTTATGCCGGCAGGCATTCCATCGACTACACCACCTACAGCAGCCCCGTGGCTCTCGCCAAACGTGGTGACAGTGAACAGCTTTCCAAACGTATTTCTCATTGGGGGGAAAATAGATTAATGATGGCAATGAACACAGCCACAACCATCGTCGTGATGATGATGACCGCAATCGCCGTCGTGATGATGATGACCACCGCAGTCGCCGTCGCAGTCGTCGCAACCACAGCCGCAGCCCTCGCCGCTCATGTGGTTTATCATGTGCTGAATCTCCTCATTGGTTGCCTCACGGTTCTCAAGCACAGAGCCCTTGAAGAGAAGGGTGCTGCCTGCCAAGGGGTGGTTGGTGTCAACGGTAACGCCGTCTTCCTCAACCTTGATGACGCGAGCCATAAAGCGCTTACCTTCGCTGTCCATCAGGGTGATGACAGCGCCCTCGAAGATGTTCTCGTGGTCAAAATGTCCGTTTATAGAGAAGATGTCGCGGCTCACCTTGTGCTTGCCTTCCTCCTCATATTCGCCAAAAGCGTCGGCTGGCTGGAGTGTCAGCTCGAAGTCAGAACCTGCCTCAAGACCAACGATTGCCTCCTCGAACTTATCGATAGACATGCCGAAGCCACTGATTATCTGGAATGGATTGCCTTCCTTTGTTTCCTCTACCAACTGCTTAGAACCATCAGCCTCAAGTGTATAGAGCTGATAGTTTACTGAAATGAATTTGTTTGTCTTATTATCCATGCTTTTTACTGTATGATTTCTATAATGGCTGCAAAGTTAGTGTTTTTTTTCGTTTTTCCTTTCATGTTGTGCCAAAATATCATAGTATTTTACTATTTTTGCAAACGGATTATGCTCGACGAGCATTACAAGAGGAACAATAACCACACATTATTATAAAAATAGGACGATGGAACAACGTCAATGGAAAGAGATACGCAAGTTCGAAGAGATTCGCTTCGAAGAGTTTGAAGGCATTGCCAAGATAACCATAGACAGGGCACGCTACAGAAACGCGTTTACGCCGAAGACCACGCTGGAGCTGAGTCAGGCTTTCGCCATGTGTCGCGAGATGCAGCAGATAAGAGTGGTGCTGCTGACAGGCGCCATGAGCGAGGTGCCAGAAGGCAAGAGGCTGGAGGATGTGAAGCACGCCTTCTGCTCAGGAGGCGACATGCACGTGAAGGGACGTGGCGGATATGTGGATGACGAAGGTGTGCCACGACTGAGCGTACTTGACGTGCAGATGCAGATACGCCGTCTGCCAAAGCCCGTAATAGCAATGGTCAACGGATATGCCATAGGCGGAGGACACGTGCTACACCTCGTGTGCGACCTCACCATAGCCTCGGAGAATGCCATCTTCGGACAAACGGGCCCAAAAGTGGGCTCGTTCGACGCAGGATTCGGATCAAGCTATCTGGCACGCATCGTGGGACAGAAGAAGGCGCGCGAAATATGGTTCATGTGCCGTCAATATACGGCTAAGGAAGCAGAAGAGATGGGAATGGTGAACAAGGTGGTGCCATTGTCGCAGCTCGAGGACGAATGCGTAAGCTGGGCAAAGGAGATGATGGAACGCTCGCCGATAGCGCTGCGCATGATAAAGGCTGGCCTCAACGCTGAGCTAGACGGACAGGCAGGCATACAGCAGCTGGCTGGCGACTGCACCATGCTATACTATTTCCTGGACGAGGCACAGGAGGGAGGAAAGGCTTTTCTGGAGAAGAGAAAGCCAAACTTCGACCAGTATCCAAAGATTCCGTGATTTTTTAATATTAATCTCTGTTAATCTGAGGTCACAATCGCAAAATATTATTATCTTTGCAAACAATACTAACAACTTACATCAATATGAAGCAAACAATCCTTGTTACTGGCGGTACCGGATTCATCGGTAGCCACACCACCGTAGAGCTGCAGGAAGCAGGCTACGAGGTAGTAATCATTGACAACCTTTCAAACTCTAACGCCAACGTCGTTGACGGCATCGAGAAGATAACAGGCATACGCCCGGCATTCGAAAAGGTAGACTGCTGCGACTTCGAGGCACTGGAGAACGTGTTCAAGAAGTATCCCAAGATTGAAGGCATCATCCACTTCGCTGCATCAAAGGCTGTGGGCGAGAGCGTGGAGAAACCCCTACTCTACTATCGCAACAACCTCACATCGCTCGTGAACCTGCTCGAGCTGATGCCAAAGTACAACGTGAAAGGCATCATCTTCTCAAGCAGCTGCACCGTCTATGGACAGCCATCGGAAGAGAACCTCCCCGTAACGGAGAACGCTCCAATACAGAAGGCAATGTCACCTTATGGAAACACAAAGCAGATAAACGAGGAAATAATTCACGACTACATACACAGCGGAGCGCCAATAAAGAGCGTAATACTGCGCTACTTCAACCCCATCGGTGCACACCCATCAGCACTCATCGGAGAGCTGCCTAACGGAGTGCCCATGAACCTCATACCATTCGTGACACAGACCGCCATCGGCATTCGCCAGCAGCTGAAGATATTCGGCAATGACTACGGAACGCCTGACGGCACCTGCATACGCGACTATATCTATGTGGTAGATCTGGCCAAAGCTCACGTGAAGGCTATGGAGCGCGTGCTCGACAAGCCAGAGACCGACCCAGTGGAGATATTCAACATTGGCACAGGCAAGGGACTCTCAACACTCGAGGTGGTACAGGGCTTCGAAAAGGCTACAGGAGTGAAGGTCAACTGGACCTACGCACCACGTCGCGAAGGCGATATAGAAAAGGTGTGGGGCAATGTTGACAAAGCCAATAAAGTGCTCGGATGGAAAGCAGAGACACCTACAGAGGAGGTGCTGAAATCTGCTTGGAAATGGCAGCAGAAACTGCGCGAAGACGGAATACAGTAAACCGCAGATTCTTAATATACATTATAAAAGCAAGCGTTTTCCTAAACTTTTTGGAAAACGCTTGTTTTTGTCAGAAAGAATGATTAACTTTGCAGTCGAAACGAGAACAACTCAAAGCACGAAGATGAAACTCATCATCATGACAAAAGCCACGTTCTTCGTGGAAGAAGACAAAATCATCACCTCACTTTTCGATGAGGGGATGGAAGCTCTGCATTTATACAAGCCAGGCTCTGAGCCAATATACTCAGAACGACTGCTCACATTACTCCCTGACGAATACTACAGCAAGATAGTTGTGCACGACCATTTCTACCTCAAGGAAGAATATGGTCTGAAAGGCATACACCTGAACAATGTGAAAGACAGCCTGCCAATAGGATTCAAGGGACAGGTGTCAATGACATGCCACTCAATAGAAGAGCTGCACGATGCAAAGAAAGCATCGAAATATGTGTTCCTCAAGACTATCTTCGACAGTCAGAGTAATCCAGAAGACAAACAGACACTCGACTACACACAGCTGAAAGAGGCCGCAAAGAAAGGACTCATAGACAAGCACGTCTATGCAATGGGCGGCATAAACATTGACAACATCAGACTGTGCAGGGAACTGGGCTTTGGAGGAGTGGTCATCTGCGGTGACCTGTGGAACAAGTTCAACATACACCACGAAGCCGACTACAAAGACTTAATCCAACATTTCCAGAGACTGCGGAAAGCAGTTTCCTAAAAATATCAAT from Prevotella sp. E13-27 carries:
- a CDS encoding thiamine phosphate synthase; this translates as MKLIIMTKATFFVEEDKIITSLFDEGMEALHLYKPGSEPIYSERLLTLLPDEYYSKIVVHDHFYLKEEYGLKGIHLNNVKDSLPIGFKGQVSMTCHSIEELHDAKKASKYVFLKTIFDSQSNPEDKQTLDYTQLKEAAKKGLIDKHVYAMGGINIDNIRLCRELGFGGVVICGDLWNKFNIHHEADYKDLIQHFQRLRKAVS
- a CDS encoding peptidylprolyl isomerase, which translates into the protein MDNKTNKFISVNYQLYTLEADGSKQLVEETKEGNPFQIISGFGMSIDKFEEAIVGLEAGSDFELTLQPADAFGEYEEEGKHKVSRDIFSINGHFDHENIFEGAVITLMDSEGKRFMARVIKVEEDGVTVDTNHPLAGSTLLFKGSVLENREATNEEIQHMINHMSGEGCGCGCDDCDGDCGGHHHHDGDCGHHHHDDGCGCVHCHH
- a CDS encoding LruC domain-containing protein is translated as MKKLVFLSTLALFLTGCVSDDIEYKGPKNSAPEEEAANSFDFSTTADVNLSVDYSACAPGTPVFFSVYSQNPLNGDTLKPGVKPIYSNFTDANGKFSQSIELPSYATDLYVYTGNFFVDEQLMNAQVSDNSVSVVASSNMVNAARRSAARRASELTNNLTSLYQLSYEVDYQTGNKIEGKQIYNDWKTWLGKWDSRTGRPEYIVKESDEGYSALTFTEEEMLGIRQSIAAAVVRKQTCPEEFRQSADLTLKQQAAVSVTLVGSNTCWNNTLGYYFYQGEAPTNLKDIHVVMLFPNTQDGNSQMINSGYSRNYNGNIALNRGEAVQLIYYPNIAEGSEEGATPFFPAGTKIGFLLKSNGWGMQIPHDGIKYHNAYRGASPGTLPRQYNCWAASTEGLSYCPENKEQNKWDDGSVKLPNPEGKSHTAKFAYEKDGQQYSIIAFEDAANDEDFGDVILALKPVGMFQQLPVPTSRTTSTSDVYAFEDLWPSAGDYDMNDALVEVEEDRVLTMFNYKNNVFMTKQIFKLTTDQNYVTIKSGLALTLEYNKSNAPTIEMKKILPGKTEAVEANFVKDGNVYLLTEDIKGELHTTYILELTYEGGIQTSNAAKVKPFLYRNEDGGKRWEVHIPMEAPTSKMDMSYFGTKNDKSDPDNKKYYVRSGDYPFAFRLSGVGIDAFKSTILDRNNESKAIDVFFPNFIEWSKSSGKKYTNWYLPTE
- the galE gene encoding UDP-glucose 4-epimerase GalE — translated: MKQTILVTGGTGFIGSHTTVELQEAGYEVVIIDNLSNSNANVVDGIEKITGIRPAFEKVDCCDFEALENVFKKYPKIEGIIHFAASKAVGESVEKPLLYYRNNLTSLVNLLELMPKYNVKGIIFSSSCTVYGQPSEENLPVTENAPIQKAMSPYGNTKQINEEIIHDYIHSGAPIKSVILRYFNPIGAHPSALIGELPNGVPMNLIPFVTQTAIGIRQQLKIFGNDYGTPDGTCIRDYIYVVDLAKAHVKAMERVLDKPETDPVEIFNIGTGKGLSTLEVVQGFEKATGVKVNWTYAPRREGDIEKVWGNVDKANKVLGWKAETPTEEVLKSAWKWQQKLREDGIQ
- the menB gene encoding 1,4-dihydroxy-2-naphthoyl-CoA synthase, producing the protein MEQRQWKEIRKFEEIRFEEFEGIAKITIDRARYRNAFTPKTTLELSQAFAMCREMQQIRVVLLTGAMSEVPEGKRLEDVKHAFCSGGDMHVKGRGGYVDDEGVPRLSVLDVQMQIRRLPKPVIAMVNGYAIGGGHVLHLVCDLTIASENAIFGQTGPKVGSFDAGFGSSYLARIVGQKKAREIWFMCRQYTAKEAEEMGMVNKVVPLSQLEDECVSWAKEMMERSPIALRMIKAGLNAELDGQAGIQQLAGDCTMLYYFLDEAQEGGKAFLEKRKPNFDQYPKIP